One Chroicocephalus ridibundus chromosome 26, bChrRid1.1, whole genome shotgun sequence genomic region harbors:
- the ZC3H4 gene encoding zinc finger CCCH domain-containing protein 4 isoform X2: protein MAVESPSVPPAAAASPPSPHSTPPSPSCHHHDSGSCSLPRPPPPLQHHHGPDEREDGELEEGELEDDGGEEAQDPSESRERGRKEKGEKHHSDSDEEKTHRRMKRKRRKEREKEKRRSKKKRKSKHKRHASSSDDFSDYSEDSDFSPGEKGHRKYREYSPPYSSSHQQYPSSHGAPMPKKSYSKMESKNYGMYEDYENEEYGQYEAEEDEDMGKEDYDDFAKELNQYRRAKEGSHRGRGGRGRGRGYRGRGGRGGMRGGRGMGRGNRGRGRGDHPEEEEEMYEEEMEYCDNEEPLGEDEYDDYSKELNQYRRSKENRGRGLNRGRGRGPRGRGNKGMGRGRGRGGNRSGMGKGGGMNDDDDYYDEDMGDGGGGGNYRRNDHDKPHQQSDKKGKVICKYFVEGRCTWGDHCNFSHDIELPKKRELCKFYITGYCARAENCPYMHGDFPCKLFHTTGNCINGDDCMFSHDPLTEETRELLDKMLADDAEAGAEDEKEVEELKKQGINPLPKPPPGVGLLPTPPRPPGPPAPTSPNGRPMPGGPPPPPPPPLPPPGPQMPPPMHEPLSPQQLQQQQDMYKKIPSLFEIVVRPTGQLAEKLGVRHPGPPPPRFPGPGGPPGPMPGPMHPDMHPDMHPDIHPDMHPDMHPDMHPDMHPDMHPDMPMGPGMNPGPAMGPGPPMMPYGPDDSPHSGMMPPGPGPQGFYDNFYPHQEGLEMDHGMMGDPEDYGGYEDMEGPAGEHMFPDPSLDPDALCEGGPSGLTKSPGSIPDFMPSAQRALYLRIQQKQQEEEERARRLAESNKQERENEEGDTGNWYSSDEDEGGSSVTSILKTLRQQSSGRPHPQPTHGEMGPPPGVSDPRLQKSQAGSSSGRPADPRLRDPRLSRNSDLSLSADSGPTDPRLARHVPSALPKADIPHSSGVGGVPKPPLLPEEEEGERALRDKPLNIPLDALPGHSLRDPRSQLQQFSHIKKDVVLHKPNFSRMILWSPEDLIPLPIPKQEFIPVPAALQTIPPLDPRLNRPQAALTDPRQRGGSAAGDPASSPGAGLPDFELLSRILKTVNAAGGPTASPGDKPSDPRKRKTPADPRLQKNPETGASKTRESGESVDAAPAIAPYDPRLSKGGGQSSVLSAISLYDPRTPNSGGKSPPEAAGSSLKPSESGKTSGKPKEPLFVRRSALEQPDSEKTESATDRYNSYNRPRPKAAPPAQEAAPQPGVHNLPVPPVYGLVKPSGKSGTGSPFAGNSPAQDSDQQDAASLKDVFKGFDPTASPFCQ from the exons GGAGGATGGAGAACTGGAAGAAGGGGAGCTGGAGGACGATGGAGGGGAGGAGGCGCAGGATCCCTCGGAATCGCGCGAAAGAGGTcggaaggagaaaggggagaagcaTCACAGCGATTCCGATGAGGAGAAAACCCATCGACGGATGAAGCGCAAGCGtcggaaagagagagagaaagagaagaggagatccaagaagaaaaggaaatccaaACACAAG CGCCACGCTTCTTCCAGCGATGACTTCTCTGATTACAGCGAGGATTCGGACTTCAGTCCTGGGGAAAAAGGACACCGAAAATACCGGGAATACAGCCCTCCCTACTCTTCC TCCCACCAGCAGTATCCCTCCTCTCACGGCGCTCCCATGCCGAAGAAGAGCTACTCCAAAATGGAAAGCAAGAATTACGGCATGTACGAGGACTACGAGAACGAGGAGTACGGCCAGTACGAGGCGGAGGAAGACGAAGATATGGGCAAGGAAGATTACGACGACTTTGCCAAAGAGCTGAATCAATACCGGAGAGCCAAGGAAGGCTCCCACCGGGGGCGAG GTGGCCGCGGCCGAGGCAGAGGGTACCGAggccgaggaggaagaggagggatgagAGGAGGCCGAGGCATGGGCCGAGGGAACCGCGGGCGAGGCAGGGGCGACCAccccgaggaagaggaggaaatgtaTGAGGAAGAGATGGAA TACTGTGATAACGAGGAGCCCCTCGGCGAGGACGAGTACGACGACTACTCGAAGGAGCTGAACCAGTACCGCCGGAGCAAGGAGAATCGGGGCCGGG GTTTAAATCGAGGACGCGGTCGCGGccccagaggaagaggaaataaagGCATGGGCAGAGGACGAGGCAGAGGTGGCAACAGAAGCGGAATGGGGAAAGGGGGCGGAATGAACGACGACGACGATTACTACGACGAGGACATGGGA GATGGAGGAGGCGGTGGGAATTACCGGCGGAACGACCATGACAAACCCCACCAGCAGTCGGATAAGAAAGGGAAAGTGATCTGCAAATACTTCGTGGAAGGCCGATGTACCTGG GGCGACCACTGCAATTTCAGTCACGACATTGAACTACCAAAGAAACGAGAGCTCTGCAAGTTCTACATCACCGGCTACTGCGCCAGGGCTGAAAACTGCCCGTACATGCACG GGGATTTCCCGTGCAAGCTCTTCCATACCACGGGCAACTGCATCAACGGGGACGACTGCATGTTTTCTCACGATCCGCTGACGGAGGAGACGCGGGAGCTTCTGGACAAG ATGCTGGCAGATGACGCGGAAGCGGGCGCCGAGGATGAGAAAGAAGTCGAAGAGCTTAAAAAACAAGGCATCAACCCTCTCCCCAAACCACCCCCTGGGGTGGGTTTGCTCCCCACTCCCCCTCGTCCTCCCGGTCCTCCGGCTCCCACCTCTCCCAACGGGAGACCCATGCCGGGggggccgcctcctcctccgccgccgcctcttCCACCCCCGGGGCCGCAAATGCCGCCGCCGATGCACGAGCCGCTGTCCCCGCAGCAGTTGCAGCAACAGCAGGATATGTACAAGAAAATCCCCTCCTTGTTCGAGATCGTCGTCCGGCCCACGGGGCAGCTGGCGGAGAAACTgggcgtcag gcaCCCAGGGCCGCCCCCGCCCAGGTTCCCCGGGCCCGGAGGCCCCCCAGGACCGATGCCCGGCCCCATGCACCCCGACATGCATCCCGACATGCACCCGGACATACATCCCGACATGCACCCAGACATGCACCCCGACATGCACCCCGATATGCATCCGGACATGCATCCCGACATGCCGATGGGTCCGGGAATGAATCCCGGCCCCGCCATGGGTCCCGGCCCCCCCATGATGCCCTACGGACCCGATGATTCCCCTCATTCCGGCATGATgccgcccggcccggggccgcAAGGTTTCTACGATAATTTTTACCCACACCAAGAAGGTCTGGAGATGGATCACGGCATGATGGGAGACCCAG AAGACTACGGTGGTTACGAGGATATGGAAGGGCCTGCGGGAGAGCACATGTTCCCCGATCCGTCCTTGGATCCCGACGCTTTGTGCGAAGGAGGCCCCTCCGGCTTAACCAAATCGCCCGGCAGCATCCCCGATTTCATGCCCTCGGCACAAAGAGCGCTTTATTTGAGAATCCAGCAGAAAcagcaagaggaagaggagagagccCGGAGATTAGCCGAGAGCAACAAGCAGGAACGCGAAAACGAGGAAG gcGACACCGGGAACTGGTATTCCAGCGACGAAGACGAGGGTGGAAGCAGCGTCACCTCCATATTGAAAACCTTACGGCAACAAAGCTCGGGCCGCCCTCACCCCCAACCCACCCACGGCGAAATGGGGCCCCCCCCCGGCGTCTCCGACCCCCGCCTTCAAAAATCCCAAGCCGGAAGCAGCAGCGGACGACCCGCTGATCCGCGTTTACGGGATCCTCGGCTTTCCCGAAATTCCGACCTTTCCCTCTCGGCCGATTCGGGCCCCACCGACCCCAGGTTGGCACGACACGTTCCCTCCGCCCTCCCCAAAGCGGATATTCCTCATTCCAGCGGCGTCGGCGGCGTTCCCAAACCCCCCTTACTCCccgaggaagaggaaggagaaagagcttTACGGGATAAACCCCTCAACATCCCCTTGGATGCTCTCCCGGGCCATTCCCTGCGGGATCCTCGCTCCCAACTCCAGCAGTTCAGCCACATCAAAAAAGACGTCGTCCTCCACAAACCCAACTTCTCCCGCATGATCCTGTGGAGCCCGGAAGATCTaattcctctccccatcccaaaaCAAGAGTTTATTCCCGTTCCGGCCGCCCTTCAAACCATTCCGCCCCTGGATCCACGTCTCAACAGGCCCCAAGCGGCTCTCACCGACCCCCGGCAAAGAGGGGGAAGCGCCGCCGGGGATCCCGCTTCCTCGCCGGGTGCCGGCCTTCCCGATTTCGAGCTTCTTTCCAGGATATTAAAGACTGTGAACGCCGCCGGCggccccaccgccagccccggtGACAAACCCAGCGACCCTCGCAAGCGGAAAACCCCCGCCGATCCCAGATTGCAAAAAAACCCGGAAACGGGAGCTTCCAAAACCCGCGAATCCGGTGAATCCGTCGATGCCGCCCCCGCCATCGCTCCCTACGACCCGCGGCTGAGCAAAGGCGGCGGGCAGAGCAGCGTGCTCAGCGCCATCAGCTTGTACGACCCCAGGACTCCCAATTCGGGGGGCAAATCCCCTCCCGAAGCCGCCGGCTCTTCCCTAAAACCTTCCGAATCCGGTAAAACCAGCGGAAAACCCAAGGAACCCCTTTTCGTTCGCCGCTCGGCTTTGGAACAACCCGATTCGGAAAAAACCGAATCGGCTACGGACAGGTACAACAGTTACAACCGTCCGCGGCCCAAAGCCGCCCCCCCGGCCCAAGAAGCCGCCCCCCAACCCGGGGTCCACAACCTTCCAGTCCCCCCGGTTTACGGCCTGGTGAAACCCAGCGGGAAATCGGGAACGGGAAGCCCTTTCGCCGGGAATAGCCCGGCGCAAGACAGCGACCAGCAAGACGCCGCTTCCCTTAAAGACGTCTTTAAGGGGTTCGATCCCACGGCTTCCCCTTTTTGCCAATAA
- the ZC3H4 gene encoding zinc finger CCCH domain-containing protein 4 isoform X1: protein MAVESPSVPPAAAASPPSPHSTPPSPSCHHHDSGSCSLPRPPPPLQHHHGPDEREDGELEEGELEDDGGEEAQDPSESRERGRKEKGEKHHSDSDEEKTHRRMKRKRRKEREKEKRRSKKKRKSKHKRHASSSDDFSDYSEDSDFSPGEKGHRKYREYSPPYSSSHQQYPSSHGAPMPKKSYSKMESKNYGMYEDYENEEYGQYEAEEDEDMGKEDYDDFAKELNQYRRAKEGSHRGRGGRGRGRGYRGRGGRGGMRGGRGMGRGNRGRGRGDHPEEEEEMYEEEMEGSRLQYCDNEEPLGEDEYDDYSKELNQYRRSKENRGRGLNRGRGRGPRGRGNKGMGRGRGRGGNRSGMGKGGGMNDDDDYYDEDMGDGGGGGNYRRNDHDKPHQQSDKKGKVICKYFVEGRCTWGDHCNFSHDIELPKKRELCKFYITGYCARAENCPYMHGDFPCKLFHTTGNCINGDDCMFSHDPLTEETRELLDKMLADDAEAGAEDEKEVEELKKQGINPLPKPPPGVGLLPTPPRPPGPPAPTSPNGRPMPGGPPPPPPPPLPPPGPQMPPPMHEPLSPQQLQQQQDMYKKIPSLFEIVVRPTGQLAEKLGVRHPGPPPPRFPGPGGPPGPMPGPMHPDMHPDMHPDIHPDMHPDMHPDMHPDMHPDMHPDMPMGPGMNPGPAMGPGPPMMPYGPDDSPHSGMMPPGPGPQGFYDNFYPHQEGLEMDHGMMGDPEDYGGYEDMEGPAGEHMFPDPSLDPDALCEGGPSGLTKSPGSIPDFMPSAQRALYLRIQQKQQEEEERARRLAESNKQERENEEGDTGNWYSSDEDEGGSSVTSILKTLRQQSSGRPHPQPTHGEMGPPPGVSDPRLQKSQAGSSSGRPADPRLRDPRLSRNSDLSLSADSGPTDPRLARHVPSALPKADIPHSSGVGGVPKPPLLPEEEEGERALRDKPLNIPLDALPGHSLRDPRSQLQQFSHIKKDVVLHKPNFSRMILWSPEDLIPLPIPKQEFIPVPAALQTIPPLDPRLNRPQAALTDPRQRGGSAAGDPASSPGAGLPDFELLSRILKTVNAAGGPTASPGDKPSDPRKRKTPADPRLQKNPETGASKTRESGESVDAAPAIAPYDPRLSKGGGQSSVLSAISLYDPRTPNSGGKSPPEAAGSSLKPSESGKTSGKPKEPLFVRRSALEQPDSEKTESATDRYNSYNRPRPKAAPPAQEAAPQPGVHNLPVPPVYGLVKPSGKSGTGSPFAGNSPAQDSDQQDAASLKDVFKGFDPTASPFCQ, encoded by the exons GGAGGATGGAGAACTGGAAGAAGGGGAGCTGGAGGACGATGGAGGGGAGGAGGCGCAGGATCCCTCGGAATCGCGCGAAAGAGGTcggaaggagaaaggggagaagcaTCACAGCGATTCCGATGAGGAGAAAACCCATCGACGGATGAAGCGCAAGCGtcggaaagagagagagaaagagaagaggagatccaagaagaaaaggaaatccaaACACAAG CGCCACGCTTCTTCCAGCGATGACTTCTCTGATTACAGCGAGGATTCGGACTTCAGTCCTGGGGAAAAAGGACACCGAAAATACCGGGAATACAGCCCTCCCTACTCTTCC TCCCACCAGCAGTATCCCTCCTCTCACGGCGCTCCCATGCCGAAGAAGAGCTACTCCAAAATGGAAAGCAAGAATTACGGCATGTACGAGGACTACGAGAACGAGGAGTACGGCCAGTACGAGGCGGAGGAAGACGAAGATATGGGCAAGGAAGATTACGACGACTTTGCCAAAGAGCTGAATCAATACCGGAGAGCCAAGGAAGGCTCCCACCGGGGGCGAG GTGGCCGCGGCCGAGGCAGAGGGTACCGAggccgaggaggaagaggagggatgagAGGAGGCCGAGGCATGGGCCGAGGGAACCGCGGGCGAGGCAGGGGCGACCAccccgaggaagaggaggaaatgtaTGAGGAAGAGATGGAA GGCTCTCGTTTGCAGTACTGTGATAACGAGGAGCCCCTCGGCGAGGACGAGTACGACGACTACTCGAAGGAGCTGAACCAGTACCGCCGGAGCAAGGAGAATCGGGGCCGGG GTTTAAATCGAGGACGCGGTCGCGGccccagaggaagaggaaataaagGCATGGGCAGAGGACGAGGCAGAGGTGGCAACAGAAGCGGAATGGGGAAAGGGGGCGGAATGAACGACGACGACGATTACTACGACGAGGACATGGGA GATGGAGGAGGCGGTGGGAATTACCGGCGGAACGACCATGACAAACCCCACCAGCAGTCGGATAAGAAAGGGAAAGTGATCTGCAAATACTTCGTGGAAGGCCGATGTACCTGG GGCGACCACTGCAATTTCAGTCACGACATTGAACTACCAAAGAAACGAGAGCTCTGCAAGTTCTACATCACCGGCTACTGCGCCAGGGCTGAAAACTGCCCGTACATGCACG GGGATTTCCCGTGCAAGCTCTTCCATACCACGGGCAACTGCATCAACGGGGACGACTGCATGTTTTCTCACGATCCGCTGACGGAGGAGACGCGGGAGCTTCTGGACAAG ATGCTGGCAGATGACGCGGAAGCGGGCGCCGAGGATGAGAAAGAAGTCGAAGAGCTTAAAAAACAAGGCATCAACCCTCTCCCCAAACCACCCCCTGGGGTGGGTTTGCTCCCCACTCCCCCTCGTCCTCCCGGTCCTCCGGCTCCCACCTCTCCCAACGGGAGACCCATGCCGGGggggccgcctcctcctccgccgccgcctcttCCACCCCCGGGGCCGCAAATGCCGCCGCCGATGCACGAGCCGCTGTCCCCGCAGCAGTTGCAGCAACAGCAGGATATGTACAAGAAAATCCCCTCCTTGTTCGAGATCGTCGTCCGGCCCACGGGGCAGCTGGCGGAGAAACTgggcgtcag gcaCCCAGGGCCGCCCCCGCCCAGGTTCCCCGGGCCCGGAGGCCCCCCAGGACCGATGCCCGGCCCCATGCACCCCGACATGCATCCCGACATGCACCCGGACATACATCCCGACATGCACCCAGACATGCACCCCGACATGCACCCCGATATGCATCCGGACATGCATCCCGACATGCCGATGGGTCCGGGAATGAATCCCGGCCCCGCCATGGGTCCCGGCCCCCCCATGATGCCCTACGGACCCGATGATTCCCCTCATTCCGGCATGATgccgcccggcccggggccgcAAGGTTTCTACGATAATTTTTACCCACACCAAGAAGGTCTGGAGATGGATCACGGCATGATGGGAGACCCAG AAGACTACGGTGGTTACGAGGATATGGAAGGGCCTGCGGGAGAGCACATGTTCCCCGATCCGTCCTTGGATCCCGACGCTTTGTGCGAAGGAGGCCCCTCCGGCTTAACCAAATCGCCCGGCAGCATCCCCGATTTCATGCCCTCGGCACAAAGAGCGCTTTATTTGAGAATCCAGCAGAAAcagcaagaggaagaggagagagccCGGAGATTAGCCGAGAGCAACAAGCAGGAACGCGAAAACGAGGAAG gcGACACCGGGAACTGGTATTCCAGCGACGAAGACGAGGGTGGAAGCAGCGTCACCTCCATATTGAAAACCTTACGGCAACAAAGCTCGGGCCGCCCTCACCCCCAACCCACCCACGGCGAAATGGGGCCCCCCCCCGGCGTCTCCGACCCCCGCCTTCAAAAATCCCAAGCCGGAAGCAGCAGCGGACGACCCGCTGATCCGCGTTTACGGGATCCTCGGCTTTCCCGAAATTCCGACCTTTCCCTCTCGGCCGATTCGGGCCCCACCGACCCCAGGTTGGCACGACACGTTCCCTCCGCCCTCCCCAAAGCGGATATTCCTCATTCCAGCGGCGTCGGCGGCGTTCCCAAACCCCCCTTACTCCccgaggaagaggaaggagaaagagcttTACGGGATAAACCCCTCAACATCCCCTTGGATGCTCTCCCGGGCCATTCCCTGCGGGATCCTCGCTCCCAACTCCAGCAGTTCAGCCACATCAAAAAAGACGTCGTCCTCCACAAACCCAACTTCTCCCGCATGATCCTGTGGAGCCCGGAAGATCTaattcctctccccatcccaaaaCAAGAGTTTATTCCCGTTCCGGCCGCCCTTCAAACCATTCCGCCCCTGGATCCACGTCTCAACAGGCCCCAAGCGGCTCTCACCGACCCCCGGCAAAGAGGGGGAAGCGCCGCCGGGGATCCCGCTTCCTCGCCGGGTGCCGGCCTTCCCGATTTCGAGCTTCTTTCCAGGATATTAAAGACTGTGAACGCCGCCGGCggccccaccgccagccccggtGACAAACCCAGCGACCCTCGCAAGCGGAAAACCCCCGCCGATCCCAGATTGCAAAAAAACCCGGAAACGGGAGCTTCCAAAACCCGCGAATCCGGTGAATCCGTCGATGCCGCCCCCGCCATCGCTCCCTACGACCCGCGGCTGAGCAAAGGCGGCGGGCAGAGCAGCGTGCTCAGCGCCATCAGCTTGTACGACCCCAGGACTCCCAATTCGGGGGGCAAATCCCCTCCCGAAGCCGCCGGCTCTTCCCTAAAACCTTCCGAATCCGGTAAAACCAGCGGAAAACCCAAGGAACCCCTTTTCGTTCGCCGCTCGGCTTTGGAACAACCCGATTCGGAAAAAACCGAATCGGCTACGGACAGGTACAACAGTTACAACCGTCCGCGGCCCAAAGCCGCCCCCCCGGCCCAAGAAGCCGCCCCCCAACCCGGGGTCCACAACCTTCCAGTCCCCCCGGTTTACGGCCTGGTGAAACCCAGCGGGAAATCGGGAACGGGAAGCCCTTTCGCCGGGAATAGCCCGGCGCAAGACAGCGACCAGCAAGACGCCGCTTCCCTTAAAGACGTCTTTAAGGGGTTCGATCCCACGGCTTCCCCTTTTTGCCAATAA
- the ZC3H4 gene encoding zinc finger CCCH domain-containing protein 4 isoform X3: protein MASSPPPRSDSPREDGELEEGELEDDGGEEAQDPSESRERGRKEKGEKHHSDSDEEKTHRRMKRKRRKEREKEKRRSKKKRKSKHKRHASSSDDFSDYSEDSDFSPGEKGHRKYREYSPPYSSSHQQYPSSHGAPMPKKSYSKMESKNYGMYEDYENEEYGQYEAEEDEDMGKEDYDDFAKELNQYRRAKEGSHRGRGGRGRGRGYRGRGGRGGMRGGRGMGRGNRGRGRGDHPEEEEEMYEEEMEGSRLQYCDNEEPLGEDEYDDYSKELNQYRRSKENRGRGLNRGRGRGPRGRGNKGMGRGRGRGGNRSGMGKGGGMNDDDDYYDEDMGDGGGGGNYRRNDHDKPHQQSDKKGKVICKYFVEGRCTWGDHCNFSHDIELPKKRELCKFYITGYCARAENCPYMHGDFPCKLFHTTGNCINGDDCMFSHDPLTEETRELLDKMLADDAEAGAEDEKEVEELKKQGINPLPKPPPGVGLLPTPPRPPGPPAPTSPNGRPMPGGPPPPPPPPLPPPGPQMPPPMHEPLSPQQLQQQQDMYKKIPSLFEIVVRPTGQLAEKLGVRHPGPPPPRFPGPGGPPGPMPGPMHPDMHPDMHPDIHPDMHPDMHPDMHPDMHPDMHPDMPMGPGMNPGPAMGPGPPMMPYGPDDSPHSGMMPPGPGPQGFYDNFYPHQEGLEMDHGMMGDPEDYGGYEDMEGPAGEHMFPDPSLDPDALCEGGPSGLTKSPGSIPDFMPSAQRALYLRIQQKQQEEEERARRLAESNKQERENEEGDTGNWYSSDEDEGGSSVTSILKTLRQQSSGRPHPQPTHGEMGPPPGVSDPRLQKSQAGSSSGRPADPRLRDPRLSRNSDLSLSADSGPTDPRLARHVPSALPKADIPHSSGVGGVPKPPLLPEEEEGERALRDKPLNIPLDALPGHSLRDPRSQLQQFSHIKKDVVLHKPNFSRMILWSPEDLIPLPIPKQEFIPVPAALQTIPPLDPRLNRPQAALTDPRQRGGSAAGDPASSPGAGLPDFELLSRILKTVNAAGGPTASPGDKPSDPRKRKTPADPRLQKNPETGASKTRESGESVDAAPAIAPYDPRLSKGGGQSSVLSAISLYDPRTPNSGGKSPPEAAGSSLKPSESGKTSGKPKEPLFVRRSALEQPDSEKTESATDRYNSYNRPRPKAAPPAQEAAPQPGVHNLPVPPVYGLVKPSGKSGTGSPFAGNSPAQDSDQQDAASLKDVFKGFDPTASPFCQ, encoded by the exons GGAGGATGGAGAACTGGAAGAAGGGGAGCTGGAGGACGATGGAGGGGAGGAGGCGCAGGATCCCTCGGAATCGCGCGAAAGAGGTcggaaggagaaaggggagaagcaTCACAGCGATTCCGATGAGGAGAAAACCCATCGACGGATGAAGCGCAAGCGtcggaaagagagagagaaagagaagaggagatccaagaagaaaaggaaatccaaACACAAG CGCCACGCTTCTTCCAGCGATGACTTCTCTGATTACAGCGAGGATTCGGACTTCAGTCCTGGGGAAAAAGGACACCGAAAATACCGGGAATACAGCCCTCCCTACTCTTCC TCCCACCAGCAGTATCCCTCCTCTCACGGCGCTCCCATGCCGAAGAAGAGCTACTCCAAAATGGAAAGCAAGAATTACGGCATGTACGAGGACTACGAGAACGAGGAGTACGGCCAGTACGAGGCGGAGGAAGACGAAGATATGGGCAAGGAAGATTACGACGACTTTGCCAAAGAGCTGAATCAATACCGGAGAGCCAAGGAAGGCTCCCACCGGGGGCGAG GTGGCCGCGGCCGAGGCAGAGGGTACCGAggccgaggaggaagaggagggatgagAGGAGGCCGAGGCATGGGCCGAGGGAACCGCGGGCGAGGCAGGGGCGACCAccccgaggaagaggaggaaatgtaTGAGGAAGAGATGGAA GGCTCTCGTTTGCAGTACTGTGATAACGAGGAGCCCCTCGGCGAGGACGAGTACGACGACTACTCGAAGGAGCTGAACCAGTACCGCCGGAGCAAGGAGAATCGGGGCCGGG GTTTAAATCGAGGACGCGGTCGCGGccccagaggaagaggaaataaagGCATGGGCAGAGGACGAGGCAGAGGTGGCAACAGAAGCGGAATGGGGAAAGGGGGCGGAATGAACGACGACGACGATTACTACGACGAGGACATGGGA GATGGAGGAGGCGGTGGGAATTACCGGCGGAACGACCATGACAAACCCCACCAGCAGTCGGATAAGAAAGGGAAAGTGATCTGCAAATACTTCGTGGAAGGCCGATGTACCTGG GGCGACCACTGCAATTTCAGTCACGACATTGAACTACCAAAGAAACGAGAGCTCTGCAAGTTCTACATCACCGGCTACTGCGCCAGGGCTGAAAACTGCCCGTACATGCACG GGGATTTCCCGTGCAAGCTCTTCCATACCACGGGCAACTGCATCAACGGGGACGACTGCATGTTTTCTCACGATCCGCTGACGGAGGAGACGCGGGAGCTTCTGGACAAG ATGCTGGCAGATGACGCGGAAGCGGGCGCCGAGGATGAGAAAGAAGTCGAAGAGCTTAAAAAACAAGGCATCAACCCTCTCCCCAAACCACCCCCTGGGGTGGGTTTGCTCCCCACTCCCCCTCGTCCTCCCGGTCCTCCGGCTCCCACCTCTCCCAACGGGAGACCCATGCCGGGggggccgcctcctcctccgccgccgcctcttCCACCCCCGGGGCCGCAAATGCCGCCGCCGATGCACGAGCCGCTGTCCCCGCAGCAGTTGCAGCAACAGCAGGATATGTACAAGAAAATCCCCTCCTTGTTCGAGATCGTCGTCCGGCCCACGGGGCAGCTGGCGGAGAAACTgggcgtcag gcaCCCAGGGCCGCCCCCGCCCAGGTTCCCCGGGCCCGGAGGCCCCCCAGGACCGATGCCCGGCCCCATGCACCCCGACATGCATCCCGACATGCACCCGGACATACATCCCGACATGCACCCAGACATGCACCCCGACATGCACCCCGATATGCATCCGGACATGCATCCCGACATGCCGATGGGTCCGGGAATGAATCCCGGCCCCGCCATGGGTCCCGGCCCCCCCATGATGCCCTACGGACCCGATGATTCCCCTCATTCCGGCATGATgccgcccggcccggggccgcAAGGTTTCTACGATAATTTTTACCCACACCAAGAAGGTCTGGAGATGGATCACGGCATGATGGGAGACCCAG AAGACTACGGTGGTTACGAGGATATGGAAGGGCCTGCGGGAGAGCACATGTTCCCCGATCCGTCCTTGGATCCCGACGCTTTGTGCGAAGGAGGCCCCTCCGGCTTAACCAAATCGCCCGGCAGCATCCCCGATTTCATGCCCTCGGCACAAAGAGCGCTTTATTTGAGAATCCAGCAGAAAcagcaagaggaagaggagagagccCGGAGATTAGCCGAGAGCAACAAGCAGGAACGCGAAAACGAGGAAG gcGACACCGGGAACTGGTATTCCAGCGACGAAGACGAGGGTGGAAGCAGCGTCACCTCCATATTGAAAACCTTACGGCAACAAAGCTCGGGCCGCCCTCACCCCCAACCCACCCACGGCGAAATGGGGCCCCCCCCCGGCGTCTCCGACCCCCGCCTTCAAAAATCCCAAGCCGGAAGCAGCAGCGGACGACCCGCTGATCCGCGTTTACGGGATCCTCGGCTTTCCCGAAATTCCGACCTTTCCCTCTCGGCCGATTCGGGCCCCACCGACCCCAGGTTGGCACGACACGTTCCCTCCGCCCTCCCCAAAGCGGATATTCCTCATTCCAGCGGCGTCGGCGGCGTTCCCAAACCCCCCTTACTCCccgaggaagaggaaggagaaagagcttTACGGGATAAACCCCTCAACATCCCCTTGGATGCTCTCCCGGGCCATTCCCTGCGGGATCCTCGCTCCCAACTCCAGCAGTTCAGCCACATCAAAAAAGACGTCGTCCTCCACAAACCCAACTTCTCCCGCATGATCCTGTGGAGCCCGGAAGATCTaattcctctccccatcccaaaaCAAGAGTTTATTCCCGTTCCGGCCGCCCTTCAAACCATTCCGCCCCTGGATCCACGTCTCAACAGGCCCCAAGCGGCTCTCACCGACCCCCGGCAAAGAGGGGGAAGCGCCGCCGGGGATCCCGCTTCCTCGCCGGGTGCCGGCCTTCCCGATTTCGAGCTTCTTTCCAGGATATTAAAGACTGTGAACGCCGCCGGCggccccaccgccagccccggtGACAAACCCAGCGACCCTCGCAAGCGGAAAACCCCCGCCGATCCCAGATTGCAAAAAAACCCGGAAACGGGAGCTTCCAAAACCCGCGAATCCGGTGAATCCGTCGATGCCGCCCCCGCCATCGCTCCCTACGACCCGCGGCTGAGCAAAGGCGGCGGGCAGAGCAGCGTGCTCAGCGCCATCAGCTTGTACGACCCCAGGACTCCCAATTCGGGGGGCAAATCCCCTCCCGAAGCCGCCGGCTCTTCCCTAAAACCTTCCGAATCCGGTAAAACCAGCGGAAAACCCAAGGAACCCCTTTTCGTTCGCCGCTCGGCTTTGGAACAACCCGATTCGGAAAAAACCGAATCGGCTACGGACAGGTACAACAGTTACAACCGTCCGCGGCCCAAAGCCGCCCCCCCGGCCCAAGAAGCCGCCCCCCAACCCGGGGTCCACAACCTTCCAGTCCCCCCGGTTTACGGCCTGGTGAAACCCAGCGGGAAATCGGGAACGGGAAGCCCTTTCGCCGGGAATAGCCCGGCGCAAGACAGCGACCAGCAAGACGCCGCTTCCCTTAAAGACGTCTTTAAGGGGTTCGATCCCACGGCTTCCCCTTTTTGCCAATAA